From Bacillus rossius redtenbacheri isolate Brsri chromosome 16, Brsri_v3, whole genome shotgun sequence, a single genomic window includes:
- the LOC134539928 gene encoding zinc finger protein OZF-like: MDVCLEAWGNRCNIKQEEEYFSGKEEESSQYCDVADPLTVQRSAAVTYFLCGICETFFVDKTDFVQHESDGKCGNVPGENETYTSVLASQREAAPESLAVGSYLLCEICESIFVREEDFSRHQVEAHCPSSERSKCEEFEVKAELEKCSASQNCNCESSELCLGVSAAATADSNILNVREERYSGNLSSERLSLPSSETILSESRTKLAHRLILFWCESCKKSFPDRTSLSKHLCRIRAEDPGYKCNSCRRVFSSRGHLEEHRVSHAKETSCKFCGKLFSRHYLTIHLKTHRRECQFMCEFCGKCFRCKVYLKQHLATHSVDRSLECKLCGKKHISKKALRAHMTCHMVARPFKCSKCGKCFSHRNSWKYHTRTHTGERPFTCRICQKSFAQSFQLASHILAHTGEREFECHHCNQFFARKATLAQHIELKHS, encoded by the coding sequence ATGGACGTCTGTCTGGAAGCGTGGGGCAACCGTTGCAACATTAAACAAGAAGAAGAGTACTTTTCTGGTAAAGAAGAAGAATCTTCGCAATACTGTGACGTCGCAGATCCTCTGACCGTTCAACGTAGTGCTGCTGTGACGTACTTTTTATGTGGTATTTGCGAAACTTTCTTCGTTGATAAAACTGACTTTGTGCAACACGAGTCCGATGGGAAATGTGGTAACGTCCCAGGTGAGAATGAAACCTACACATCAGTTCTTGCTTCGCAGAGGGAGGCTGCTCCAGAGAGCCTGGCCGTTGGTTCGTACCTTTTGTGCGAGATCTGCGAATCTATTTTTGTCAGAGAAGAAGATTTTTCCCGCCACCAAGTCGAAGCACACTGTCCCAGCTCGGAACGTTCGAAATGCGAGGAATTTGAGGTCAAAGCAGAACTTGAGAAATGCAGTGCATCACAAAATTGCAACTGCGAGAGTAGTGAGTTATGTTTGGGGGTCAGTGCAGCAGCCACTGCTGACAGTAACATTTTAAACGTTAGAGAGGAACGTTATTCTGGAAATCTTTCTTCTGAAAGGTTGTCCTTACCAAGTAGTGAGACCATTCTTAGTGAAAGCAGAACAAAGCTTGCACACCGTCTAATCCTGTTTTGGTGCGAAAGTTGTAAAAAGTCATTCCCGGACAGGACCAGCCTCAGCAAGCATCTGTGCAGGATACGCGCGGAAGACCCCGGGTATAAGTGCAACTCGTGCCGCAGGGTGTTTTCAAGTAGAGGCCACCTCGAAGAGCACCGAGTGTCTCACGCCAAGGAAACCAGCTGCAAGTTTTGCGGCAAGTTGTTCTCGCGGCACTACCTCACCATTCACTTGAAAACTCACCGGCGGGAATGTCAGTTCATGTGCGAGTTTTGCGGCAAGTGCTTCCGTTGCAAGGTTTACCTTAAACAGCACTTGGCCACTCACTCGGTCGACCGGTCCTTGGAGTGCAAGTTGTGTGGGAAgaaacacatttctaaaaaaGCCCTCAGAGCCCACATGACGTGTCACATGGTCGCCAGGCCGTTCAAGTGTAGCAAATGCGGCAAGTGTTTTTCCCACAGGAACTCGTGGAAATATCACACGAGAACTCACACCGGGGAACGTCCTTTCACGTGCAGAATTTGCCAAAAGTCCTTTGCGCAATCTTTTCAACTTGCAAGTCACATTCTGGCCCACACGGGAGAACGTGAGTTCGAGTGCCATCACTGCAATCAGTTCTTCGCACGTAAAGCGACTCTAGCCCAGCACATAGAATTAAAACACTCGTGA